In Campylobacter massiliensis, the DNA window AGCGTGATGTGGATCGGCGGCCTTTCTATGCTAGTTGGATTGCTTTTAGCGGTTTTCGTCTTTTACCGCAAAAAACGCGACTACGCGCACACTAAATTTGAAACAAGCGAGGAGCAAGAGGCGCAGATGGCCGCAGACCTAAAAATGACGAAAAAAGAGTGGGCGGTGCTAGGCGGCGCGGTAGCGGCGTTTGGAGTGCAAATTTATACCGAAAGTATGCCGCTTGGCGCGCTTTTAGGACTGCTAGTTATGGTGGTTTTCGGCGGTATCGAGTACCGTAAAATCGACAAAATCATGGACAGCGGCCTAGCGATGATGGGTTTTATCGCATTTATCATGCTCGTTGCGGCAGGCTTTGGCTCGGTTTTGCGCGAGAGCGGCGGTATCGAGCAGCTAGTGAGCTTTGCTAGCGCGGTCGCCGGCGGCAAAATGGGCGGCGCGATACTTATGCTAGCTATCGGTTTGCTAGTTACCATGGGTATCGGCACGAGCTTTGGTACGATACCGATCATTGCGGCGATCTACGTGCCGTTTTCGCTATCGCTGGGTTTTTCTCCGGCGGCTATTATCTTGCTAGTTGGTATCGCGGCGGCCTTGGGCGATGCGGGCAGTCCCGCTAGCGATAGCACGCTAGGGCCTACGAGCGGTCTAAATGCCGACGGACAGCACAATCATATTTACGATACGTGCGTGCCGACGTTTATATTCTTTAATATACCGCTGTTAATCGGCGGCGTTATAGGCGCGATGATTTTGTAAATTTGGTGGCTTGTCTTTCTCCTTTATACTTCGTTAGAAATTTCGCCGAAGCTCGGTTACATACTGCTTGTATGCGTCCTCGCTCGGCTCATTTCCGCCTCGTCTAAAAAGGAGAAATACGGCGCCTTGCCTTTTTGCGTTCAAATTTGAAGTCAAATTTTATAAATTTGAGTTGCCGAGACCCTCATCTTAAAATTTCTAAAAACCATTAATCTTTGCTCATATACTCTTTTTCGCTACTACCTTCACAAATACTAAACCAAATTTAAAATTTGGAACATCTTTTGCTTAAGTGATCTCAAAATTTACTTTTCAAAAAGGATAAAGCTATGATGAGATCACTTTGGTCGGGCGTTACCGGACTTCAAGCCCACCAGATCGCTATGGACGTCGAGGGCAACAACATCGCCAACGTCAACACAGTCGGATTTAAATACAGCCGCGCAAATTTCGACGACCTTATCTACCAAACTTCACGCATCGCTACCGGCCCGCAAAATCGCCACGGCGGCGTAAATAGCATGCAAGTCGGCCTTGGCACGCAGGTAAATTCGACGACTAAAATTTTTAAGCAAGGCTCTTTGCAAACTACCGACAAACAAACCGACATCGCGCTTCAAGGCGACGGATTTTTCATGGTTAGCCCGGATGGCGGCAAGACTACCTACTACACCAGAAATGGCGACTTTTCAAGAGATAGCGTAGGAAATTTCGTCGATAACGGCGGAAACATCGTACAAGGATGGATGAGAGACGAAGAAACCGGAGAGATAGATCCAACTAGACCTATCAGCGACATAAATATCCCTGCAGGCCTAACCGTCCCGGCTCGCGCCACGACAAATATTACGTTAAAAGGAAACTTAGATAGCGGTAATGACGTAGGCGCTAAAAAGATCCCTATCTATCAACTCGATCAATACCACAACTGGGCCGATACGGGCAAAGACGGCATCAAAGTAGACGCCGAAAAGCACGAGGAAAATAACGTCGGCGAAAATAGATTTTACGTGAACAAAAACGGCGAACAAAAGATGACGGAGCGCGGCGCAGATCTTGGAGTGCTATTTAACAACAACGGCGACGCGTATAATCTCCGCACCGGTCAAGGTATCTGGGCCAGCTATGCAGATGCCAAAACCAAGGCTCTAAACGTAGGCGCTCAGCCGGACGGAAGATTTGGCGCTACAAAGCAGCTTGATATCACGCTAAACGGCGAAAAAATAGTCGCTAGCGTAACTAGCGTCAGCGAACTAGCATCGGCTATAAACGAAAAATATACTAAAACCGGCGTAGAAGCAAGCGTTATAAACGGTAATCAGCTCGTTTTAACGAATAGAAATAATTTAGGCACGACCGTCAACACTAAAAATATAAAGATGACCGTAAACGGCGCAAATAACATAGGAAATGACTTCGTAACGACTAATATCATCACGGCGTATCAATATACCTACAACAAAACGCAAGTCAATACCACTCATACCTATAACGACTCTATGGCTAGAGAGGTAACGACTACCGAAGACCTTCGCGAAGCTATGCAAAGAGACGCGAGACTATGGACGAACTACACCGGAACAGTCGTAGGAAATGCCGGAACGCCTCCTAACATAACTCCTAATCAAGGAACTTTTACGGGTGCTTTAAACGATAACAAAAACGACGGCGTAGAGGTAACCGTAAACGAGCACGGACAGTTTCAGATCAAAAACCCTTCTGGCGACGCATTTAACTCAGACGACGGCGACGATACAGACGATACTACCGGCAATGCAGGCACAGCTAACACAAACACCGACGTTAACGACCACAATATGAATTTAACAATCACGGGTCTTAGTAATGCTGCAAACAACATAACCGAAAACGTCAAATTTACGGCATCTATGGCGCCGCTTTCAGGCTCTATAAGCCCGGGTAACGCCGCAAGGGTAACAGATAGCCTAAACATGGCCGCTCACAGCTCTAGCACCGATCTTTTCGATAGCTTGGGCACGAAACACAACATCAAAATGGACTTCGTAAAACGCGGCTACACGCCAAACGGCGGAACCGAGTGGACGATGGTTATCCAAGTAGCCGAACCAAACCGCATCAATCAAAACGGCGAGCCTGCAAACGTGATAACGGGCTACGTGAGATTTAACCCGGACGGCTCGCTAGCAACCTATAGCCCGGCTAGCATAACCTTCGGCGCACAAAACGGCTCGGCCGACGGCCAACATATCGAGCTAAAACTAGGAACTACGGCTCAGATGGACGGTCTAGCCAGCACCGATAACGACTCGAGCACCGCCGACATCAGCCAGGACGGCTACGCTAGCGGCGAGCTAAACGGCATCAGGATAGATCAAAGCGGAACTCTAGTCGGCTCGTTTACGAACGGCCGAAGCCTAGGACTAGCGCAAGTAGGCGTGGCTAAATTTGCCAACAACGAGGGATTGGCTAGCGAGGGCGGAAATCTTTTCTCCCGCACGGCAAACTCCGGCGATCCGATCATCGGCGCGGCACAGACGGCTGGACGCGGTAAGATCTCGGCCTCTAGCCTTGAGATGAGTAACGTAGATCTATCTCGCTCGCTAACTCAGCTCATCGTCGTACAGCGCGGCTTCCAAGCCAACTCAAAGACGATCACGACTAGCGACGAAATGCTAAACACGCTGCTTCAACTAAAATAATTTATTTCTTCGGGCTTTAGTTTCGTCTAAAGCCCTTTTTATTCATTTTTAGCTAAATTTACCGCTAAATTTAGCTAAAAGAGTCAAAAATGCAAGTAACGCTTCTAAATTACACCCCGCTAAACATCTGCTCGCACGCTATCCGCACGTGCTGGCAAAGCTTCGAAAAGAGCGATAACGGCGGCGAAAAAGACGTCGAGCTCATCGAACGCGTCGGCAATAAATTTAAACACGCCAGCACACTAGAGCACCTCTCCTACAACTTCTACATCCAAGGCATCTCGCGCGCCCTGCTGCAAGAGCTAGCCCGTCACCGCGTAGCGAGCCTCAGCGTCAAATCAACGCGATACACGCTAAAAGAGTTAAAAAAAGAGGCTAAATTTGAGCTTGGCGACTTTGAGCGAGCGACGAGATTTATAGTATTAACAGGCGACGAAACGGTCGATAACGCAAGCATCAAAGCGCTAGAAAACCTGCGCGAAATCCTCGCAAACACCACAAAAAGCCTCGACATCGTCAAATACTGCTTACCCGAGTGCTACAAAACCGAACTCACGTGGAGCGTAAACGCGCGCAGCTTACAAAATTTCCTCTCGCTTCGCAGCTCAAAATCGGCGCTTTGGGAGATCAGAAATCTCTCGTTAAAGCTTTACGAGTCGCTGCCGCAGGAGCATAAATTTATATTCGAGGATCACGTAAATCAGGAATAATAGAGCGCTTTGTGCTACCTACAAGCTGCAAGCAAATGCCGCGTGTAAATTTTACGTGTTTTTGGAAAATTTAAGGCAAAATCAGGAGCGGTAAAATGGGGCTGTTTGACATTTTTAAAAAGCAAAAATTTGACGTCGACGTACGCTCGGACGGCATTTTCATCGGCGGCGTAAACTGTGAGTTTGATCTGGCTAAGCTTAACGAAGCCTTGGGTCAGCCGCGTGTGATAGATGACGGAGAGGGCAAAAGTCGCTATTTTTGGGATGAGGCGGGGATTTTTGCCTTTGTGCGCGCAGGCGAGTTCGCAGAGCCGAAGCTTACCGAGATGATTTTGATGCTTGAGGTCGCAAAGGGCGTGCAGCACGAGGTTCCGCGCAAGCTCTACGGCGGCGCATTTACTATAGATGGCAGACCGCCTCTTGAGGCCGTGCCGGAGCAGGAGCTGCGCGGCGCATATATATTTTTGGAGCTTAGCCTGGGCAAATTCGAAGTCTCGCTAGCTCTAGCCGAGGTCGTGCAGGAGCGCATAGGCGCGATGGACTTCGCCGAGCGCTTTGCTAAGCGCGACACCGACGAGATCGCAGACATCGTGCAAGCTGCGAAAATGCCGATAGGGCGCGTCTGCATCAATCAAAAAGAGAAAAAGCTAAAACGCAAGCCGAGCGATAAATTTAAGCTTCCGCACGCGGCGGGCGAGAAGCTAGCGTTTAAAAATTTCAATTTTAAAATCGCCGTGATGAACGAGCTGATGTATGAAAAAGCACTGCTGGAGCCCAAATTTGATGTGTTTGAGTACTGCGAGGAGCGTGGCATTGATCCGTACGCGGATTTTGGCGCCCTGCCGCAAGCCAAAAAGTGGTTTAAGGATTACCCAATCCCCGTAAATTTGGCGGAGCAGGTGAGCGAGCTCTATCTTGACGGCGGAAACGAAATTTACCTGCAAATCGCGCCTGATTGGGACGGCGAGGATGAGCTTTTCGATATCAAAAACATTGACGCTGCCGAGCTTGCACAATTCAAAAATCTTAAAAAAATCGAGACAACCGGCATCGGCATATCAAAAAAGGCACGAAAAAAATTAGCAGATGCGGGGATTACGGTAGTTGACTAAGCGCGAAAATAAAATTTAAGCCATCAAATTTTGCGCTAAAAATAGCAAAATTTGAGCTTATTTTAAACGTAGATTATTCGCATGTGTTAGCGCGATAGCGATGGCATCGGTGATGTCAAGCGGCTTGATCTCCTTTGTTATACCCAGAATTTTCTTAACCATAAAGGCCACCTGCTCTTTATCGGCCTTGGCTTTGCCAGTGACGGTTTTTTTGACCTGAAGCGGCGTATACTCGGCAAAATCGCCGTGAAGCTGCAAAATTTTAAGACTCAGCGCCCCTCGAAACTGCGCAAGCTTCAAAACCGTTTTTGGATTATAAGCAAAAAATATGTCCTCGATCGCCACCTCGTCAAATTTATGATTTTTAAAAATCAGGTCAAGTCCTTCGCAAAGTTCGGTGATTTGATACTGCAAAGAATTCGGTTTTATTTTGATTAGTCCCGCCTCGATCAAAACAGTTTTCACGGGCGTCTTTTCGATGATCGCATAGCCGCAATTTCGCGATCCCGGATCGATTCCTAAAATTTTCATCTCGTCCTTTTCAACAGTTTTTCACGCTTTTTTCACGGTGTGAAAAACGAATTTCAACGCCATTTTAACAAATTTAAGATAAAATCTAGCGAATTAATCTTAAAGGCAAAAATTTGGTCGCAAACGAGGTTTTGGAGCTACTTTCCAAAGAAATTTTACCGTCGGAATTTGAATGCTATATCAAGCAGCTTAAATTTAACGAAAAAAGCTCAAATTCGACAAACGTCGTATTTAACGCGCCAAACGAAATAATCGCCAAATTTATCCAGACCAAATACGCCTCAAAAATCGCTCACCTTTTTGAAGTAAAAACCGGACAAAAACCCGTGATTAACGTCCAAGCCGCGACCAAAACGCAAAGCAAACCGGCTAAAAAAGTGGACGTCAAAGAGATAAAAGCGCAAAGCAGCCTGCTAAATCCAAGCTATACTTTCGAAAATTTCGTCGTCGGCGACTCGAATCAATTTGCATTTTTAAGCGCGAAAGCCGTATCCGAGCAGCTGGGTAAAATTTACAATCCCCTTTTTATCTACGGCCCGACGGGACTGGGTAAAACTCACCTTTTACAATCGGTCGGAAATTTTTGCCTAAACGGCGGCAAAATGGTTATTTGCGTCACGAGCGAGCAGTTTATCACGGACTTTACTTATAACCTCAACAACCACTCGATGGAGCGATTTCGCGAAAAGTACCGAAACTGCGATGTTTTACTCATCGACGACGTGCAGTTTTTGGGTAAAACGGATAAAATTCAAGAGGAGTTTTTCCATACGTTTAACGAGCTTCACGCTAAAAACGGCCAGATCGTGATGACCTCGGACCGCCAACCAAAACTGCTAAAAGGCTTTGAAGATAGGCTAAGAACGCGTTTTGAGTGGGGTATCATCGCCGATATTACGCCGCCCGAGCTCGATACCAAAATCGCAATCATCAAGAAAAAGTGCGAATTTGATAAAATTTATCTTGGTACCGACGTCATAAACTACATCGCTACAAACATGGGCGATAATATCCGGGAAATCGAAAGCGCGATAATAAATTTAAACGCTTACGCAAGGCTGATGAGGCAGGAAATCACTCTAGAATTTGCCAAAAATATCCTGCGCGATCAGATAAAAGAGAAACGCGAAAATATAAACCTAGAAAATATCGTTGAAATCGTAAGCAAAGAGCTAAACGTCAAACCAAGCGAGATGAAAAGCAAATCGCGATCGAAAAATATCGTCGAGGCTAGACGTATCGTGATATATCTGGCTAAAAATTTGACGCCAAACTCGATGCCGCAGATCGCGCAGTTTTTTAACATGAAAGATCACTCGGCTGTAAGCCACAGCATAAAAAAAATAAACGAACTAATCGAAACGAACGAATATTTTAAAGTTCGCGTCGAAGAACTAAAGAATAAAATTTTAACCAAAGAGTAAAAACGTGAATAAAAGTGAAAAAATAAACCGTTTTTTTAACGCCGCAAATGTCCTATTTAAAGCAAATAAGAGCTGTTTTAAACTTTTCACGCCCCCTACTAATGCTACTAAAAGAAATTTAAAAACAAAGGAAAAAAATGAAAGTCGCGATTAATAAAAATGCTCTTGAAAGCGTAGTAATGAATAGCAACTCTTACCTAGAAAAAAAGGATCTAAGCGCTATAACTTCGCATATATTTATCAGCGCTAAAGACGGTATCCTAAACATCAAAGCAACCGACCACGAGATCGGTCTAGCCTATAAGCTATCAAACGTAAAAATCATGGACGAAGGAAACGCAACTGCAAACGGTAAAAAGTTGCTTGACATCATAAGAAGCCTAAAAGACGAGGAAGTAACGCTAGAGACGCTAAATAACTATCTCTACATAAAACAAAAAAACTCAAAATACAAACTTCCGATGTATAAATTTGAGGATTTTCCAAATTTTCCGACGATAGAAAATAAAAATAAATTTGAAATCGACGCAGTAATGCTCGGAAGAAGTTTAAAAAAAATTTTTCCAAGTATCGACAATAATAACCCAAAATTTGAGCTAAACGGCGCATTTATCGATATAAAGCAAAACTACATAAATATCGTAGGTACCGATACTAAAAGGCTTAGCGTATTTAGATTTGAAACGCCGACTCAAAGCGAATTTTCGCTAATAATCCCAAAAAAAGCCATTAGTGAGATACAAAAGTTGTTTTTTGACAAGATCGAGATCTACTACGACGATACGACTCTGATCGCTCAAAGCGCAAATTTCGAGTTTTTTACAAAACTGATAAATGGCAGATTCCCAGACTACAACAGAGTAATACCGCAAGAGATAAAACGAAGACTAAGACTAAGCAGAGATAAGATGATAGAAGGCATAAAAACCGTCTCAATCATCTCTGAGAGCACGAAAATCGTATTTGCGCCTCAAACCATAAGCTTTGAAAGTATCGTAGAAGATAACTCGGAAGCTAAAACTACGATAGAATTTGCAACGGGACTAGAAGAAGAAATCTACGTCGGCGTGAAAAATAGATACTTGCTTGATTTCTTACAAAGCATCGAAGAGGAACATTTCGAATTTGGATTTAACGACTCGAATTTAGCCTTTACGGTGAGCTCGAATGAGCTAAAAACGGTAATCATGCCGATAAATTTATAAAAATAAAAAGGTAAATAATGCAGCAAAATTACGGCGCGGAAAATATTAAAGTTTTAAAAGGGCTCGAAGCGGTTAGAAAACGCCCCGGCATGTATATCGGCGACACTAACATAAGCGGCCTACATCACATGATCTACGAGGTCGTCGATAACTCCATAGACGAGGCGATGGCGGGCTACTGCGATACGATCGATATCGAGCTAACGCGCGAAGGCTCGGCGATCATCAGCGATAACGGACGCGGTATACCCGTCGATATGCACCCTACGGAGAAAATTTCAGCCGCAACGGTCGTTTTAACCGTACTTCATGCAGGCGGTAAATTTGATAAAGATACTTATAAGGTTTCAGGCGGTCTGCACGGCGTAGGCGTTAGCGTAGTAAACGCGCTTTCTAAAAAACTGGTCGTAAATATCAAACGCGACGGTAAACTACACAGACAAGAATTTTCAAAAGGTATCCCGCAAAGCGACCTCGAGATCATAAAAACTACGAATAGAACGGGAACTCAGGTAGAGTTTTGGCCGGACGACAGCATCTTTGAGGTTACGGAATTTGACGATGAAATTTTAACTAAACGCTTTAGAGAGCTAGCCTACCTAAACCCGAAAATCACTATAAATTTTAAGGATCAAAGAAACGGTAGAAACGAGAGTTTTCACTACGAGGGCGGACTTGAGAGTTTCGTAACCGATTTAAACAAAAACGAAGCCGTAAGTAAAGCCGTATCGTTTAGCGGCGGCGAAGAGGACGTTTTAGTCGATTTTGCGCTGATGTACAACGATACTTATAGCGAAAATTTACTAAGCTTCGTAAATAATATCAAAACCCCTGACGGCGGTACGCACGAGGCGGGATTTCGCGCGGGTTTAACTCGCGTGATAACAAACTATATCGCAGCAAACGCCGCAGCACGCGAAAAAGACACGAAAATCACGGGCGAAGATATCCGCGAAGGTCTAATCGCAGTTATAAGCGTAAAGGTACCCGAACCGCAGTTTGAAGGCC includes these proteins:
- the dnaN gene encoding DNA polymerase III subunit beta — encoded protein: MKVAINKNALESVVMNSNSYLEKKDLSAITSHIFISAKDGILNIKATDHEIGLAYKLSNVKIMDEGNATANGKKLLDIIRSLKDEEVTLETLNNYLYIKQKNSKYKLPMYKFEDFPNFPTIENKNKFEIDAVMLGRSLKKIFPSIDNNNPKFELNGAFIDIKQNYINIVGTDTKRLSVFRFETPTQSEFSLIIPKKAISEIQKLFFDKIEIYYDDTTLIAQSANFEFFTKLINGRFPDYNRVIPQEIKRRLRLSRDKMIEGIKTVSIISESTKIVFAPQTISFESIVEDNSEAKTTIEFATGLEEEIYVGVKNRYLLDFLQSIEEEHFEFGFNDSNLAFTVSSNELKTVIMPINL
- the dnaA gene encoding chromosomal replication initiator protein DnaA gives rise to the protein MVANEVLELLSKEILPSEFECYIKQLKFNEKSSNSTNVVFNAPNEIIAKFIQTKYASKIAHLFEVKTGQKPVINVQAATKTQSKPAKKVDVKEIKAQSSLLNPSYTFENFVVGDSNQFAFLSAKAVSEQLGKIYNPLFIYGPTGLGKTHLLQSVGNFCLNGGKMVICVTSEQFITDFTYNLNNHSMERFREKYRNCDVLLIDDVQFLGKTDKIQEEFFHTFNELHAKNGQIVMTSDRQPKLLKGFEDRLRTRFEWGIIADITPPELDTKIAIIKKKCEFDKIYLGTDVINYIATNMGDNIREIESAIINLNAYARLMRQEITLEFAKNILRDQIKEKRENINLENIVEIVSKELNVKPSEMKSKSRSKNIVEARRIVIYLAKNLTPNSMPQIAQFFNMKDHSAVSHSIKKINELIETNEYFKVRVEELKNKILTKE
- a CDS encoding DUF6892 domain-containing protein — its product is MGLFDIFKKQKFDVDVRSDGIFIGGVNCEFDLAKLNEALGQPRVIDDGEGKSRYFWDEAGIFAFVRAGEFAEPKLTEMILMLEVAKGVQHEVPRKLYGGAFTIDGRPPLEAVPEQELRGAYIFLELSLGKFEVSLALAEVVQERIGAMDFAERFAKRDTDEIADIVQAAKMPIGRVCINQKEKKLKRKPSDKFKLPHAAGEKLAFKNFNFKIAVMNELMYEKALLEPKFDVFEYCEERGIDPYADFGALPQAKKWFKDYPIPVNLAEQVSELYLDGGNEIYLQIAPDWDGEDELFDIKNIDAAELAQFKNLKKIETTGIGISKKARKKLADAGITVVD
- a CDS encoding Na+/H+ antiporter family protein is translated as MLTNPVVISILVMTALCLLRFNILLSILVSSLVAGLIYHGGFAGVGAFFGALTATTSTLITGMKGNLETSLSYILLGALAAAIANTNLTAILINAVSKALAKTSTYFALIIASIACFSQNLIPVHIAFIPILIPPLLPLMNRLGIDRRAVACALTFGLKAPYVSLSVGFGLIFHGIIKKELANNGVEVQMSEISSVMWIGGLSMLVGLLLAVFVFYRKKRDYAHTKFETSEEQEAQMAADLKMTKKEWAVLGGAVAAFGVQIYTESMPLGALLGLLVMVVFGGIEYRKIDKIMDSGLAMMGFIAFIMLVAAGFGSVLRESGGIEQLVSFASAVAGGKMGGAILMLAIGLLVTMGIGTSFGTIPIIAAIYVPFSLSLGFSPAAIILLVGIAAALGDAGSPASDSTLGPTSGLNADGQHNHIYDTCVPTFIFFNIPLLIGGVIGAMIL
- the flgE gene encoding flagellar hook protein FlgE produces the protein MMRSLWSGVTGLQAHQIAMDVEGNNIANVNTVGFKYSRANFDDLIYQTSRIATGPQNRHGGVNSMQVGLGTQVNSTTKIFKQGSLQTTDKQTDIALQGDGFFMVSPDGGKTTYYTRNGDFSRDSVGNFVDNGGNIVQGWMRDEETGEIDPTRPISDINIPAGLTVPARATTNITLKGNLDSGNDVGAKKIPIYQLDQYHNWADTGKDGIKVDAEKHEENNVGENRFYVNKNGEQKMTERGADLGVLFNNNGDAYNLRTGQGIWASYADAKTKALNVGAQPDGRFGATKQLDITLNGEKIVASVTSVSELASAINEKYTKTGVEASVINGNQLVLTNRNNLGTTVNTKNIKMTVNGANNIGNDFVTTNIITAYQYTYNKTQVNTTHTYNDSMAREVTTTEDLREAMQRDARLWTNYTGTVVGNAGTPPNITPNQGTFTGALNDNKNDGVEVTVNEHGQFQIKNPSGDAFNSDDGDDTDDTTGNAGTANTNTDVNDHNMNLTITGLSNAANNITENVKFTASMAPLSGSISPGNAARVTDSLNMAAHSSSTDLFDSLGTKHNIKMDFVKRGYTPNGGTEWTMVIQVAEPNRINQNGEPANVITGYVRFNPDGSLATYSPASITFGAQNGSADGQHIELKLGTTAQMDGLASTDNDSSTADISQDGYASGELNGIRIDQSGTLVGSFTNGRSLGLAQVGVAKFANNEGLASEGGNLFSRTANSGDPIIGAAQTAGRGKISASSLEMSNVDLSRSLTQLIVVQRGFQANSKTITTSDEMLNTLLQLK
- the thyX gene encoding FAD-dependent thymidylate synthase, encoding MQVTLLNYTPLNICSHAIRTCWQSFEKSDNGGEKDVELIERVGNKFKHASTLEHLSYNFYIQGISRALLQELARHRVASLSVKSTRYTLKELKKEAKFELGDFERATRFIVLTGDETVDNASIKALENLREILANTTKSLDIVKYCLPECYKTELTWSVNARSLQNFLSLRSSKSALWEIRNLSLKLYESLPQEHKFIFEDHVNQE
- the ruvC gene encoding crossover junction endodeoxyribonuclease RuvC — encoded protein: MKILGIDPGSRNCGYAIIEKTPVKTVLIEAGLIKIKPNSLQYQITELCEGLDLIFKNHKFDEVAIEDIFFAYNPKTVLKLAQFRGALSLKILQLHGDFAEYTPLQVKKTVTGKAKADKEQVAFMVKKILGITKEIKPLDITDAIAIALTHANNLRLK